A window of Streptomyces marispadix contains these coding sequences:
- a CDS encoding glycosyltransferase 87 family protein, with protein MSVLPQSAQSRSRGRSAPLARVLDRPVLIASGVCLLSFAAFWTAQRATGVSMIDIMVYRAEGWTVRTGGDLYAMRATYADLPTTYPPFAALLFTPLTLLDVADMRTLGTAGNLVLLVTVVHLSLRLIGRMPRPSLAPYRSRTSRPAWLFRLSVLPRPAAALLVSSVAVWCEPLWTTLRYGQINLLLTALVLWDLSRRHGHRFSGAGIGAAAGIKLTPALFAVFLALCGTVRAVRRRRAGRHAGTGGGVRNHELRQSAVAAGTFACTVLLGALVLPRDSRRFWFDVLFRSERVGHAEITDNQSLRGVVARLLHTGEPGWPWLVFAVLVAVTGLAVAAAAASADRRRLPYAPAWAALVCAVTALLISPVSWSHHWVWCVPLVLLLGAEALARQRPLPWAASAAAAALLFCSYALWLVPHGATGPVKPELHQTGGQMVLSALYPAAGLGFLALAAVTAVRALRTPSPQATDGANGADRPHMARIARPNRAASEAD; from the coding sequence GTGAGCGTCCTGCCCCAGTCCGCACAGAGCCGGTCACGCGGCCGAAGCGCGCCCCTGGCCCGGGTGCTGGACCGGCCGGTGCTGATCGCCTCCGGCGTCTGCCTGCTGTCCTTCGCGGCGTTCTGGACCGCACAGCGCGCGACCGGCGTCTCCATGATCGACATCATGGTCTACCGGGCCGAGGGCTGGACGGTGCGCACCGGCGGCGATCTGTACGCGATGCGCGCCACCTACGCCGACCTCCCGACCACCTATCCGCCTTTCGCGGCGCTGCTGTTCACACCGTTGACGCTGCTGGACGTAGCGGACATGCGGACCCTGGGCACCGCGGGAAACCTCGTACTGCTCGTCACGGTCGTCCACCTCTCGCTCCGGCTGATCGGGAGGATGCCCCGTCCCTCCCTGGCGCCGTACAGGTCCCGGACCTCCCGGCCCGCCTGGCTTTTCCGGCTGTCCGTGCTGCCACGTCCCGCCGCCGCGCTGCTGGTCTCCTCCGTCGCCGTGTGGTGCGAGCCGCTGTGGACGACGCTGCGCTACGGGCAGATCAATCTGCTGCTGACCGCGCTGGTGCTGTGGGACCTCTCACGCCGCCACGGGCACCGCTTCTCCGGCGCGGGAATCGGGGCGGCGGCGGGCATCAAGCTCACGCCCGCGCTGTTCGCGGTCTTCCTCGCCCTCTGCGGCACGGTGCGGGCCGTGCGCCGGCGGCGAGCGGGCCGCCATGCCGGCACCGGCGGCGGCGTCCGGAACCACGAGCTGCGCCAATCGGCCGTCGCCGCGGGCACGTTCGCCTGCACGGTGCTGCTGGGCGCGCTGGTACTGCCGCGTGACTCGCGGCGGTTCTGGTTCGACGTCCTCTTCCGCTCCGAGCGCGTGGGGCATGCGGAGATCACCGACAATCAGTCGCTGCGCGGTGTCGTGGCACGGCTGCTGCACACCGGCGAACCCGGCTGGCCATGGCTGGTGTTCGCCGTGCTCGTGGCGGTGACCGGTCTGGCCGTCGCCGCTGCGGCGGCCTCGGCGGACCGTCGGCGACTGCCGTACGCACCGGCGTGGGCGGCTCTCGTATGCGCGGTCACGGCGCTGCTGATCAGTCCCGTCTCGTGGTCGCACCACTGGGTGTGGTGCGTGCCGCTGGTGCTGCTGCTGGGCGCGGAGGCCCTGGCGCGCCAACGGCCCCTGCCGTGGGCGGCGTCTGCCGCGGCGGCGGCACTGCTCTTCTGCTCGTACGCGCTGTGGCTCGTCCCGCACGGCGCCACCGGCCCCGTGAAGCCCGAACTGCACCAGACGGGCGGCCAGATGGTGCTGTCGGCGCTCTATCCGGCGGCAGGGCTGGGCTTCTTGGCGCTGGCCGCAGTCACGGCCGTACGGGCACTGCGCACGCCGTCACCGCAGGCAACGGACGGCGCGAACGGAGCTGACCGCCCGCACATGGCACGGATCGCGCGGCCGAACCGCGCCGCATCGGAGGCGGATTGA
- a CDS encoding histidine phosphatase family protein has protein sequence MTAQPAVTPAPPVRRDRRIVLWRHGQTAWNLERRFQGSTDIELTPAGLEQARRAARLLAALRPDAILASDLRRTVATAAELASITGLDVTHDEALRETYAGAWQGLTHEEIVERYGDEYAAWKRGEPVRRGGGELETEVADRAAPVVERNAEKLPPGGTLVVVSHGGTIRTTIGRLLGLVPHTWEALGGLSNCCWSVLGEGARGWRLLEHNAGTLPQPVLGDDD, from the coding sequence GTGACGGCACAGCCCGCCGTGACCCCAGCGCCGCCCGTACGCCGCGACCGCCGCATCGTCCTGTGGCGGCACGGCCAGACCGCCTGGAACCTGGAGCGCCGCTTCCAGGGCTCCACCGACATCGAGTTGACGCCCGCCGGGCTGGAACAGGCCCGCCGCGCCGCCCGTCTGCTGGCGGCGCTGCGTCCCGACGCGATCCTCGCCTCCGATCTGCGGCGCACGGTGGCGACGGCCGCCGAACTGGCCTCGATCACGGGCCTCGACGTGACGCACGACGAGGCTCTGCGCGAGACGTATGCGGGCGCCTGGCAGGGCCTCACGCACGAGGAGATCGTCGAGCGCTACGGCGACGAGTACGCGGCGTGGAAGCGCGGCGAGCCCGTGCGCCGCGGCGGCGGTGAACTGGAGACCGAGGTCGCCGACCGTGCCGCGCCCGTGGTGGAGCGCAATGCGGAGAAGCTGCCGCCTGGCGGCACGCTGGTCGTCGTCAGCCACGGCGGCACGATCCGTACGACCATCGGACGCCTGCTGGGTCTGGTCCCTCATACGTGGGAAGCGCTGGGCGGGCTCTCCAACTGCTGCTGGTCCGTGCTCGGCGAGGGCGCGCGGGGCTGGCGGCTGCTGGAGCACAACGCGGGCACCCTGCCTCAGCCGGTGCTCGGCGACGACGACTGA
- the rsfS gene encoding ribosome silencing factor has protein sequence MTVTDRSIELIDAAAQAAADKLAHDIVAYDVSDVLAITDAFLLASAPNDRQVKAIVDEIEERLLKEQGAKPARREGERDGRWVLLDFVDIVVHVQHSEERVFYALERLWKDCPQLDLPEDAKATRGKDREHAAREAAADGMEGGQDGGSDGAR, from the coding sequence GTGACCGTCACGGACCGTTCCATCGAGCTGATCGACGCCGCCGCCCAGGCGGCAGCGGACAAGCTCGCGCACGACATCGTCGCCTACGACGTCAGCGACGTCCTCGCCATCACCGACGCCTTCCTGCTGGCCTCAGCGCCCAACGACCGGCAGGTCAAGGCCATCGTCGACGAGATCGAGGAGCGGCTGCTGAAGGAGCAGGGCGCCAAGCCCGCCCGCCGGGAGGGCGAGCGGGACGGGCGCTGGGTGCTGTTGGACTTCGTCGACATCGTGGTGCATGTGCAGCACAGCGAGGAGCGGGTCTTCTACGCGCTGGAGAGGCTCTGGAAGGACTGCCCCCAACTCGACCTGCCCGAGGACGCCAAGGCGACCAGGGGCAAGGACCGTGAGCACGCCGCGAGGGAGGCGGCGGCCGACGGCATGGAGGGCGGGCAGGACGGCGGAAGCGACGGCGCCCGGTGA
- a CDS encoding LCP family protein has protein sequence MNERYGYDPYGRQENPRQPEQEPRVVGYDEYGQPVYGYDDGGQYGTRQQPVQQPYQTQQPQQPQQSEPQGYGYDGYDGPGGYDAYGTYGQQAPSAGQPQAEPYPQAAQGAAQQQTQQQTQQWIPQQEPTSGHGHGPGSATGPGSTGQGSGQGTGQGGGYHTEQFSFIEEDADDSEDVIDWLKFSESRTERREEAKRKGRNRVVALVVVLVLAAVGGVGYLWYAGKLPGLGQSKGGAATAAGQQRDVIVVHLRSLDGGGSSTALLVDNADAKRGNTVLLPNSLAVSGENGTTTTLAKAVEDEGTAPTREALGTLLGADIKGSWRLDTPYLENLVELVGGIKLDADATVPGEKKGDKPLVERGKAQTLDGQAAVAYATYRGRGEPQTRQLARFGEVMHQTLRKLSSDSESATRTVETLGQIPDPSLPEPELGASLAKLASQAKDGSYRTQVLPVRANGTLSARTSEGLVKQVLGGTVKNTDPDAAPRVKVVNASGDRGSDDSASADLVNSGYTVVKGGAGSKAQARSQVTYGDAKYKAKAEEVAKTLALPGSAVRKGKSAANADVTVVLGRDYKG, from the coding sequence ATGAACGAGCGCTACGGCTACGACCCGTACGGGCGGCAGGAGAACCCGCGGCAGCCCGAGCAGGAGCCCCGGGTCGTCGGGTACGACGAGTACGGCCAGCCCGTCTACGGCTACGACGACGGCGGGCAGTACGGCACGCGGCAGCAGCCGGTACAGCAGCCTTACCAGACACAACAGCCCCAGCAGCCTCAGCAGTCCGAGCCGCAGGGCTACGGCTACGACGGCTACGACGGTCCCGGCGGCTACGACGCCTACGGCACGTACGGACAGCAGGCGCCGTCCGCCGGGCAGCCGCAGGCCGAGCCGTATCCGCAGGCCGCGCAGGGCGCCGCACAGCAGCAGACGCAGCAGCAGACCCAGCAGTGGATCCCGCAGCAGGAGCCCACGTCCGGCCACGGTCACGGTCCGGGCAGCGCCACGGGCCCGGGAAGCACCGGTCAGGGCAGCGGCCAGGGCACCGGTCAGGGCGGGGGCTATCACACGGAGCAGTTCTCCTTCATCGAAGAGGACGCCGACGACTCCGAAGACGTCATCGACTGGCTGAAGTTCAGCGAGAGCCGCACCGAGCGCCGTGAGGAGGCCAAGCGCAAGGGCCGCAACCGCGTGGTCGCGCTCGTGGTGGTCCTCGTCCTCGCCGCGGTCGGCGGCGTCGGATACCTCTGGTACGCGGGCAAGCTGCCGGGCCTCGGCCAGAGCAAGGGCGGCGCTGCCACGGCCGCGGGTCAGCAGCGTGACGTGATCGTCGTGCATCTGCGCTCGCTCGACGGCGGCGGCAGCTCCACCGCGCTGCTCGTCGACAACGCCGACGCCAAGCGCGGCAATACGGTTCTGCTCCCCAACTCCCTCGCCGTCTCCGGTGAGAACGGCACCACGACCACCCTCGCCAAGGCCGTCGAGGACGAGGGCACGGCCCCCACCCGAGAGGCTCTCGGCACCCTGCTGGGCGCCGACATCAAGGGAAGCTGGCGCCTGGACACCCCGTATCTGGAGAACCTCGTCGAGCTGGTGGGCGGCATCAAGCTGGACGCCGACGCCACCGTCCCCGGCGAGAAGAAGGGCGACAAGCCGCTGGTCGAACGCGGCAAGGCACAGACCCTCGACGGGCAGGCGGCCGTCGCCTACGCCACGTACCGGGGCAGGGGAGAGCCGCAGACCCGCCAGCTCGCGCGCTTCGGCGAGGTCATGCACCAGACGCTGCGGAAGCTCTCCAGCGACTCGGAGTCCGCGACGAGGACGGTCGAGACCCTCGGCCAGATCCCCGACCCGTCACTGCCCGAGCCGGAGCTGGGGGCGTCGCTGGCGAAGCTGGCGAGCCAGGCCAAGGACGGCTCGTACCGCACGCAGGTGCTGCCCGTCAGGGCCAACGGCACGCTCAGCGCACGCACCAGCGAGGGCCTGGTGAAGCAGGTGCTGGGAGGCACGGTCAAGAACACCGACCCGGACGCGGCACCCAGGGTGAAGGTCGTCAACGCCAGCGGCGACCGCGGCAGCGACGACTCGGCCTCCGCGGACCTCGTCAACAGCGGTTACACGGTCGTCAAGGGCGGCGCCGGCAGCAAGGCGCAGGCACGCTCCCAGGTGACGTACGGCGACGCGAAGTACAAGGCCAAGGCGGAGGAAGTGGCCAAGACCCTCGCCCTGCCCGGCAGCGCGGTACGCAAGGGCAAGAGCGCCGCGAACGCGGATGTGACGGTCGTGCTGGGCAGGGATTACAAGGGGTAA
- the nadD gene encoding nicotinate-nucleotide adenylyltransferase, with protein sequence MGEDIVPGTGKRRLGVMGGTFDPIHHGHLVAASEVATRFHLDEVVFVPTGQPWQKSHQQVSPAEDRYLMTVIATASNPQFSVSRIDIDRGGRTYTIDTLRDLRAANPDTDLFFITGADALAQILGWRDADELFSLAHFIGATRPGHALTDPGLPDGGVSLVEVPALAISSTDCRARVRRGDPVWYLVPDGVVRYINKRGLYGEEAPQS encoded by the coding sequence ATGGGAGAGGACATAGTGCCCGGCACCGGCAAGCGGCGGCTGGGAGTGATGGGCGGGACGTTCGACCCGATCCACCACGGGCACCTCGTCGCCGCCAGCGAGGTGGCGACTCGTTTCCACCTCGACGAGGTGGTCTTCGTGCCCACGGGGCAGCCGTGGCAGAAGAGCCACCAGCAGGTGTCGCCCGCCGAGGACCGCTATCTGATGACGGTCATCGCGACGGCCTCCAACCCGCAGTTCTCGGTCAGCCGCATCGACATCGACCGCGGCGGCCGTACGTACACCATCGACACTCTGCGTGATCTGCGGGCGGCCAACCCGGACACCGACCTCTTCTTCATCACCGGCGCCGACGCCCTCGCCCAGATCCTCGGCTGGCGCGACGCCGACGAACTCTTCTCCCTCGCGCACTTCATCGGCGCCACCCGCCCCGGGCACGCCCTGACCGACCCCGGACTGCCGGACGGCGGGGTGTCCCTGGTGGAGGTGCCCGCGCTGGCCATCTCCTCGACGGACTGCCGGGCACGGGTGCGGCGGGGAGATCCCGTCTGGTATCTGGTGCCCGACGGCGTGGTGCGCTACATCAACAAGCGGGGGCTGTACGGGGAGGAGGCGCCCCAGTCATGA
- a CDS encoding M48 family metallopeptidase → MSDNAGTERLPGRNRRRFPGISSRAYEHPSDRSALVALRKLSGFDSVFKALSGLVTERSLRLLFLANSVRVNDEQFAHLNSMLRDACYILDLEKVPPMYVSQDPKPNAMCIGLDAPVIVVTTGLVELLDEEEMRAVIGHEVGHALSGHAVYRTILLFLTNLALKVAWIPLGNMAIMAIVTALREWFRKSELSADRAGLLVGQDLQASMRGLMKLAGGNHLHEMNVDSFLAQAEEYESGGDIRDSVLKIMNVLPRSHPFTAVRAAELKKWAESRDYQRIMDGHYDRREDDKQTSVSESFKQSAGHYTETFKNSKDPLMGLVRDIAGGAGDLGGKLRDTFTGRNSGGGGGGGGNANGGSGNSGSGDGGSGGGGTA, encoded by the coding sequence ATGAGCGACAACGCAGGCACCGAGCGGCTGCCCGGCCGCAACCGGCGCCGCTTCCCCGGGATCTCCTCCCGGGCTTACGAACATCCCTCGGACCGCTCGGCGCTCGTCGCGCTGCGAAAACTCAGCGGTTTCGACTCGGTCTTCAAGGCACTGAGCGGCCTGGTGACCGAACGCAGCCTCCGGCTGCTCTTCCTCGCCAACTCGGTGCGCGTCAACGACGAGCAGTTCGCGCACCTCAACTCGATGCTGCGGGACGCCTGTTACATACTGGACCTGGAGAAGGTCCCGCCGATGTACGTCAGTCAGGACCCGAAGCCGAACGCGATGTGCATCGGCCTCGACGCCCCCGTCATCGTCGTCACCACCGGCCTCGTGGAGCTGCTCGACGAGGAGGAGATGCGGGCGGTCATCGGCCACGAGGTGGGCCACGCCCTGTCGGGCCACGCCGTCTACCGCACGATCTTGCTGTTCCTCACCAACCTCGCCCTCAAGGTCGCCTGGATTCCCCTCGGCAACATGGCGATCATGGCGATAGTGACGGCGCTCCGCGAGTGGTTCCGTAAGTCGGAACTGTCCGCGGACCGTGCGGGGTTGCTCGTCGGCCAGGACCTCCAGGCGTCGATGCGCGGCCTGATGAAACTCGCCGGCGGCAACCACCTGCACGAGATGAACGTCGACTCCTTCCTCGCGCAGGCCGAGGAGTACGAGTCGGGCGGCGACATCCGCGACTCGGTACTGAAGATCATGAACGTGCTGCCGCGCAGCCACCCCTTCACGGCGGTGCGTGCCGCGGAGTTGAAGAAGTGGGCCGAGAGCCGCGACTACCAGCGCATCATGGACGGCCACTACGACCGGCGTGAGGACGACAAGCAGACCTCGGTCTCGGAGTCGTTCAAGCAGTCGGCGGGCCACTACACCGAGACGTTCAAGAACAGCAAGGACCCGCTGATGGGCCTCGTACGGGACATCGCCGGAGGGGCGGGCGACCTGGGCGGGAAGCTCCGCGACACCTTCACCGGACGGAACAGCGGCGGAGGCGGCGGTGGCGGCGGAAACGCCAACGGCGGCAGCGGCAACAGCGGCAGCGGCGACGGCGGTTCCGGAGGCGGCGGTACCGCCTGA
- a CDS encoding SCO2583 family membrane protein, with the protein MAGRGNPPEGTPDDASGGDEEYRDDYRSVVFDESFIKAARLQEYSARERMEDEGHAAVRNRAYPLAGESADSEPHVHYGRDSITASRQGIVLVLLIVLAFGTAIYMGIRNPYQAPADPPAEPMRNALLPLAPRDEVPGATPADLFKHSPAAQFRAGADGVTLPPARRTRHFSESQVLSSLTAAKEYIVASSLDPSVLSGNAVRDVRIMLDPAQHEQFDQSMDHPRNDGRHSATGWMVRFDPSKTTLADPRIRVNGTMTVQESGADALEVVADHVFVYAVRATEDGDGEKAKEKSSLFTVRREVRFQVDREDLRRQQLSVQQVSMRAGPLPCSADMSDALAPLLAGEKAKDDGAAGTDPYARGRSSASLCGVLSTSSQPSPAAKDD; encoded by the coding sequence ATGGCCGGGCGAGGCAATCCCCCAGAGGGAACACCCGACGACGCCTCCGGGGGCGACGAGGAATATCGCGACGACTACCGATCCGTCGTCTTCGACGAGTCCTTCATCAAGGCTGCCCGGCTCCAGGAGTACTCCGCGCGGGAACGCATGGAGGACGAGGGCCACGCCGCCGTACGCAACCGCGCCTATCCGCTCGCGGGCGAATCGGCCGACTCGGAGCCGCACGTCCACTACGGCCGTGACTCCATCACCGCTTCACGGCAGGGCATCGTCCTGGTGCTGCTGATCGTCCTCGCCTTCGGCACGGCGATCTACATGGGCATCCGCAATCCGTACCAGGCACCGGCCGATCCGCCCGCCGAGCCGATGCGCAACGCCCTGCTGCCGCTCGCTCCCCGCGACGAGGTGCCGGGCGCCACCCCGGCCGACCTCTTCAAGCACAGCCCGGCGGCCCAGTTCCGCGCGGGCGCCGACGGTGTGACGCTGCCTCCGGCCCGGCGCACACGGCACTTCTCCGAGAGCCAGGTGCTGTCGTCGCTGACGGCCGCCAAGGAGTACATCGTCGCCAGTTCGCTCGACCCGTCGGTCCTCAGCGGCAACGCCGTACGCGATGTGCGGATCATGCTCGACCCGGCGCAGCACGAGCAGTTCGACCAGAGCATGGACCATCCGCGCAACGACGGGCGGCACTCCGCGACGGGCTGGATGGTCCGCTTCGACCCGTCGAAGACGACGCTCGCCGACCCCCGTATCCGCGTCAACGGCACGATGACCGTGCAGGAATCGGGAGCCGACGCGCTGGAGGTCGTAGCGGACCACGTCTTCGTCTACGCCGTGCGCGCCACCGAGGACGGCGACGGCGAGAAGGCGAAGGAGAAGTCGTCCCTCTTCACGGTGCGTCGCGAGGTGCGCTTCCAGGTCGACCGTGAGGATCTGCGGCGTCAGCAGCTCAGCGTGCAGCAGGTGTCGATGCGTGCCGGGCCGCTGCCCTGCTCCGCCGACATGTCTGACGCGCTGGCTCCGCTGCTCGCGGGTGAGAAGGCCAAGGACGACGGTGCGGCCGGCACCGACCCCTATGCACGAGGACGGTCCTCGGCCTCGCTGTGCGGTGTGCTCTCGACCAGTTCACAGCCGAGCCCGGCCGCGAAGGACGACTAG
- a CDS encoding SCO2584 family spore wall biosynthesis protein, translating to MPDDLGGQPFPDGDEPEYHHGAADEEFAALVLDEDFVRSATIHEPTAVERILAAAQSHAETEPVRGFEDGYGYGPGRDGEFGLDDDPDGTDGALGPDGLAGPEDQDADEDDEGRFDRSDYTEYLEPADGEEYDHYEAFGPGEPYGPYSPYGYDSFGDPGRHTPYQYGRFAAYDQYDQYGQYIRFGINRRYDPRFDLGEEHGSDYRRPRPAHARHSASSRRRPYRGHARWQRPVAWLLALMMGIGMVALALGAVYRGTSQQRQDPTPPPATTGIDSSGTSGTSGKPGSTGTGRYGDSGDPAKGYDGAQHMLGVPVRPGPG from the coding sequence GTGCCGGACGACCTGGGGGGCCAGCCGTTCCCGGACGGCGACGAGCCCGAGTACCACCACGGGGCCGCGGACGAGGAGTTCGCCGCCCTGGTGCTCGACGAGGACTTCGTAAGGTCCGCCACCATCCATGAACCCACCGCCGTGGAACGCATATTGGCGGCGGCCCAGTCGCACGCGGAGACCGAGCCGGTCCGCGGCTTCGAGGACGGCTACGGCTACGGGCCGGGCAGGGACGGCGAGTTCGGCCTCGACGACGATCCCGACGGCACCGACGGCGCTCTGGGCCCGGACGGCCTGGCAGGTCCCGAGGACCAGGACGCCGACGAGGACGACGAGGGCCGTTTCGACCGCTCCGACTACACCGAATATCTGGAGCCCGCCGACGGCGAGGAGTACGACCACTACGAGGCATTCGGTCCGGGCGAGCCCTACGGCCCGTACAGCCCGTACGGATACGACTCCTTCGGCGACCCGGGCCGCCACACCCCGTACCAGTACGGCCGTTTCGCCGCCTACGACCAGTACGACCAGTACGGGCAGTACATCCGCTTCGGCATCAACCGCCGCTACGACCCGCGCTTCGACCTGGGCGAGGAACACGGCTCGGACTACCGGCGGCCACGCCCCGCGCACGCGCGGCACAGTGCCTCCTCGCGTCGCCGCCCCTACCGCGGCCACGCACGCTGGCAGCGGCCGGTGGCCTGGCTGCTCGCGCTGATGATGGGCATAGGAATGGTCGCTCTCGCCCTCGGCGCCGTGTACCGCGGCACCTCGCAGCAGCGCCAGGACCCCACGCCTCCGCCCGCGACGACAGGCATCGACTCCTCGGGCACGTCGGGCACTTCCGGCAAGCCCGGCTCCACCGGCACCGGCCGCTACGGCGATTCCGGTGACCCCGCCAAGGGGTACGACGGAGCGCAGCACATGCTGGGCGTCCCCGTGCGGCCCGGCCCCGGCTGA
- a CDS encoding glutamate-5-semialdehyde dehydrogenase: protein MSAPQNSPVVETARRAKEAAAELAPLPRTIRDAALLAVADALISRTDEIVAANAADVDKARASGTPDAIVDRLTLTPERIAAIASDVRDVVALPDPVGEVVRGSTLPNGLELRQVRVPLGVVGIVYEARPNVTVDAAALCLKSGNAVLLRGSSSAYASNGALVEVLRDAVAGAGVPADAVQLVPGETRESVRELMRARGLVDVLIPRGGASLIRSVVEESTVPVIETGVGNCHVYVDEAADIDTALGVLVDSKAQRPSVCNAAETVLVHEGVAEEFLPRAVEALAGAGVTVHGDEAWQKASPDVVPATEEDWGTEYLSYDIAAAVVPSLDAAVRHIREWTSGHTEAIVTRDTAAARRFTALVDSTAVMVNASTRFTDGGQFGFGAEIGISTQKLHARGPMGLPELTSTKYVVTGDGHTRG from the coding sequence ATGAGCGCACCGCAGAATTCGCCCGTCGTCGAGACCGCCCGCCGTGCCAAGGAGGCCGCAGCCGAGCTGGCCCCGCTGCCGCGTACGATCCGGGACGCCGCGCTGCTCGCCGTCGCCGACGCGCTCATCTCCCGCACGGACGAGATCGTCGCAGCCAACGCCGCCGACGTGGACAAGGCCCGCGCCTCCGGCACCCCGGACGCCATCGTCGACCGGCTGACGCTCACGCCGGAGCGCATCGCGGCCATCGCCTCCGACGTGCGTGACGTCGTAGCCCTCCCCGACCCCGTCGGCGAGGTCGTGCGCGGTTCGACGCTGCCCAACGGGCTCGAACTGCGCCAGGTCCGCGTCCCCCTCGGCGTCGTCGGCATCGTCTACGAGGCCCGCCCCAACGTCACGGTCGACGCCGCCGCGCTGTGCCTGAAGTCGGGCAACGCCGTGCTGCTGCGCGGCTCTTCGTCCGCGTACGCCTCCAACGGCGCCCTCGTCGAGGTGCTGCGCGACGCCGTCGCCGGTGCCGGGGTGCCCGCCGACGCCGTGCAGCTCGTGCCGGGCGAGACCCGGGAGAGCGTGCGTGAACTCATGCGCGCCCGCGGCCTGGTGGACGTGCTGATTCCGCGCGGCGGCGCCTCGCTCATTCGCTCCGTGGTCGAGGAGTCCACCGTGCCGGTCATCGAGACCGGGGTGGGCAACTGCCATGTGTACGTGGACGAGGCCGCCGACATCGACACAGCCCTCGGCGTCCTCGTCGACTCCAAGGCGCAGCGCCCCAGCGTCTGCAACGCCGCCGAGACGGTTCTCGTACACGAAGGAGTGGCGGAGGAGTTCCTGCCGCGTGCCGTGGAGGCCCTCGCCGGTGCCGGGGTGACGGTGCACGGCGACGAGGCGTGGCAGAAGGCGAGCCCGGACGTGGTCCCGGCGACCGAGGAGGACTGGGGCACCGAGTACCTCTCCTACGACATCGCGGCGGCGGTGGTGCCGTCGCTGGACGCCGCCGTACGGCACATCCGCGAGTGGACCTCGGGCCACACTGAGGCGATCGTCACCCGCGACACCGCGGCCGCTCGCCGCTTCACCGCGCTCGTGGACTCGACGGCGGTGATGGTCAACGCCTCGACGCGCTTCACAGACGGCGGCCAGTTCGGTTTCGGCGCCGAGATCGGCATCTCCACGCAGAAGCTGCACGCCCGGGGGCCGATGGGCCTGCCGGAGCTGACGTCGACGAAGTACGTGGTGACCGGGGACGGCCACACACGCGGCTGA
- the proB gene encoding glutamate 5-kinase: MAGARRVVVKVGSSSLTTAAGGLDADRVDALVDVLAKHAAPAPEGARAGAAGGGPDANGPANGSANGAAGAPQREIVLVSSGAIAAGLAPLGLPKRPRDLARQQAAASVGQGLLVARYTASFARYGRRVGQVLLTSDDTSRRAHYRNAYRTLEQLLAMGAVPVVNENDTVATEEIRFGDNDRLAALVAHLVRADLLVLLSDVDGLYDGDPASPGTSRITEVTGPSDLEGVEIGSAGSAGVGSGGMVTKVEAARIAAAAGVPVVLASATHAADALAGRRTGTYFHRTGRRAAGRLLWLAHASTPRGALTLDDGAVRAVVQRRMSLLAAGIAGVEGDFAAGDPVELRDARGTAVARGLVNFDAKEIPQLLGRSTPELARELGPAYEREIVHRDDLVLLDS, from the coding sequence GTGGCGGGCGCGCGGCGCGTCGTCGTCAAGGTCGGCTCCTCCTCGCTCACCACCGCAGCGGGCGGGCTCGACGCGGACCGTGTCGACGCCCTCGTAGACGTACTCGCCAAGCACGCCGCACCCGCACCGGAGGGCGCCCGCGCGGGCGCGGCCGGCGGAGGGCCCGATGCGAACGGTCCCGCGAACGGTTCCGCGAACGGGGCTGCGGGCGCACCGCAGCGGGAGATCGTGCTCGTCTCCTCCGGAGCCATCGCCGCCGGGCTCGCACCGCTGGGCCTGCCGAAGCGTCCCCGCGATCTGGCGCGGCAGCAGGCGGCGGCCAGCGTCGGGCAGGGACTGCTGGTCGCCCGCTACACCGCTTCGTTCGCGCGCTACGGCCGCCGCGTCGGCCAGGTGCTGCTCACCTCCGACGACACCAGCCGCCGCGCTCACTACCGCAACGCCTACCGGACGCTGGAGCAGCTTCTGGCGATGGGGGCGGTGCCCGTCGTCAACGAGAACGACACGGTCGCCACGGAGGAGATCCGCTTCGGCGACAACGACCGTCTCGCCGCGCTCGTAGCCCATCTCGTAAGGGCGGACCTGCTGGTCCTCCTCTCCGATGTCGACGGCCTCTACGACGGCGACCCGGCCTCGCCCGGCACCTCCCGCATCACGGAGGTCACCGGCCCCAGCGATCTGGAGGGCGTCGAGATCGGCAGCGCGGGCAGCGCGGGCGTCGGCAGCGGCGGCATGGTGACCAAGGTGGAGGCGGCTCGTATCGCGGCGGCGGCCGGAGTGCCGGTGGTGCTGGCGTCGGCCACGCACGCGGCGGACGCGCTGGCGGGCCGCCGCACCGGCACGTACTTCCACCGGACAGGGCGCCGCGCCGCGGGGCGGCTGCTGTGGCTGGCGCACGCGTCGACTCCGAGGGGTGCGCTGACGCTGGACGACGGCGCCGTACGGGCCGTGGTGCAGCGGCGCATGTCGCTGCTGGCCGCGGGAATCGCGGGTGTCGAGGGCGATTTCGCCGCCGGCGACCCGGTCGAGCTGCGGGACGCGCGGGGTACGGCGGTGGCACGGGGCCTGGTCAACTTCGACGCCAAGGAGATTCCGCAGTTGCTGGGCCGCTCGACGCCGGAGCTGGCGCGCGAGCTGGGTCCCGCGTACGAGCGGGAGATCGTGCACCGGGACGATCTGGTGCTGCTCGACTCCTGA